From a region of the Stenotrophomonas sp. BIO128-Bstrain genome:
- a CDS encoding AI-2E family transporter: MILTPEAEIAQFLRRLKYVLVALAAGWVIWLLGPILTPFVLALALAWLGDPLVDRIEATGRSRNTGVVLVFVAMILLITAALLILVPMIERQVATLVAAIPQAQQWLMEKGIPWFEQKTGLEVMQWMDPDRLIEWVRSHWQQAGGFAKTFFGYVQRSGFTMVTWVVNILLLPILAFYFLRDWDKLVERVASMIPRNHVGTITNLARESDEVLGAFIRGQFLVMIALGVVYAAGLSLVGLKLGLLIGLVAGLISFIPYLGATTGIVMAVVAALVQAQGFDLKLLILVGVVFTVGQLLESYVLTPRIVGDKIGLHPVAVIFAVMAGGQLFGFLGMLLALPVAAVSNVLLRYAHQRYRQSDLYAGEKSAIVLDAYVDKPEIVIVGTPKGPDAQ; encoded by the coding sequence ATGATCCTTACCCCCGAAGCGGAAATCGCGCAGTTCCTCAGGCGGTTGAAGTATGTGCTGGTGGCGCTTGCCGCCGGCTGGGTGATCTGGCTGCTCGGCCCGATCCTGACCCCCTTCGTGCTGGCCCTGGCGCTGGCCTGGCTGGGCGACCCGCTGGTCGACCGGATCGAGGCCACCGGCCGCTCGCGCAACACCGGCGTGGTGCTGGTGTTCGTCGCGATGATCCTGCTGATCACCGCCGCGCTGCTGATCCTGGTGCCGATGATCGAGCGCCAGGTCGCCACGCTGGTGGCGGCGATCCCGCAGGCACAGCAATGGCTGATGGAAAAAGGCATCCCGTGGTTCGAGCAGAAGACCGGGCTGGAGGTCATGCAGTGGATGGACCCGGACCGGCTGATCGAGTGGGTGCGCAGCCACTGGCAGCAGGCCGGTGGCTTCGCCAAGACCTTCTTCGGTTACGTGCAGCGCTCGGGCTTCACGATGGTCACCTGGGTGGTCAACATCCTGCTGCTGCCGATCCTGGCGTTCTACTTCCTGCGCGACTGGGACAAGCTGGTCGAGCGCGTGGCTTCGATGATTCCGCGCAACCACGTCGGCACCATCACCAACCTGGCGCGTGAGTCGGACGAGGTGCTGGGGGCATTCATCCGCGGCCAGTTCCTGGTGATGATCGCGCTGGGCGTGGTGTACGCCGCGGGCCTGTCGCTGGTCGGCCTGAAGCTGGGCCTGTTGATCGGGCTGGTGGCCGGCCTGATCAGCTTCATTCCCTACCTGGGCGCGACCACCGGCATCGTGATGGCCGTGGTGGCCGCGCTGGTGCAGGCGCAGGGCTTCGATCTGAAACTGCTGATCCTGGTCGGCGTGGTGTTCACCGTGGGCCAGCTGCTGGAAAGCTACGTGCTGACCCCGCGCATCGTCGGCGACAAGATCGGCCTGCACCCGGTGGCGGTGATCTTCGCGGTGATGGCCGGTGGCCAGCTGTTCGGCTTCCTGGGCATGCTGCTCGCGCTGCCGGTGGCGGCGGTCAGCAACGTGCTGCTGCGCTATGCGCACCAGCGTTATCGCCAGAGTGATCTGTATGCCGGTGAGAAGTCGGCGATCGTGCTCGATGCCTACGTCGACAAGCCCGAGATCGTGATCGTAGGCACCCCGAAGGGGCCGGACGCGCAGTGA
- a CDS encoding DUF2066 domain-containing protein, giving the protein MRRSLFFMMFLALCLPVASMAQSGLRTEGDVATASGAYEAEVPVNSQADSDRNGALARALGNVLAKLSGDRSVMSRPGVMQALRNAKDYVASYDYRQDQSTSAGGAPSYRTILVARFREDDVDGLISALGLPLWPQPRPKPVIWLAIDDGSGPRLVTVQQANAARPLLNRAIERGYKLGLPSGSAAEQALVGAIWRQDTAAVARASARYAPPMQLIGKLYRDGSGWVADWVFVDGGKELNKWSTKDSDARRAMAGGADGAADALVRRYAKAGAATGAAGTYTIVVLGLNSAEDYMRLAAGLRETAVVRNVTPVRASGDRLELSLELTTGLPGLNRMLGDNGVIAPTAPLALPVPIDETNPSALPPPASNEYRLR; this is encoded by the coding sequence ATGCGCCGCAGCCTCTTTTTCATGATGTTCCTCGCGCTGTGCCTGCCGGTGGCCTCGATGGCCCAGAGCGGCCTGCGCACCGAAGGCGATGTGGCCACCGCCAGTGGCGCTTACGAGGCCGAGGTCCCGGTCAACAGCCAGGCCGATTCGGACCGCAACGGTGCCCTGGCCAGGGCGCTGGGCAATGTGCTGGCCAAACTCTCGGGCGACCGCAGCGTGATGAGCCGCCCCGGGGTGATGCAGGCCCTGCGCAACGCCAAGGATTACGTGGCCAGCTATGACTACCGCCAGGACCAGAGCACCTCGGCCGGCGGCGCCCCGAGCTACCGCACGATCCTGGTGGCGCGCTTCCGCGAGGATGACGTCGACGGGCTGATCTCGGCCCTGGGCCTGCCGCTGTGGCCGCAGCCCCGCCCGAAGCCGGTGATCTGGCTGGCTATCGACGATGGCTCCGGCCCGCGCCTGGTCACCGTCCAGCAGGCCAACGCGGCCCGCCCGCTGCTCAACCGGGCCATCGAACGCGGCTACAAGCTGGGCCTGCCCTCGGGCAGCGCGGCCGAGCAGGCGCTGGTCGGCGCGATCTGGCGCCAGGATACGGCCGCCGTCGCCCGCGCCTCGGCGCGCTATGCCCCGCCGATGCAGCTGATCGGCAAGCTCTACCGCGATGGCAGTGGCTGGGTCGCCGACTGGGTATTCGTCGATGGCGGCAAGGAACTGAACAAGTGGAGCACCAAGGACAGTGACGCCCGCCGCGCCATGGCCGGTGGTGCCGACGGCGCCGCCGATGCGCTGGTTCGCCGTTATGCCAAGGCCGGGGCCGCCACCGGTGCCGCCGGGACCTACACGATCGTGGTGCTGGGCCTGAACAGTGCCGAGGATTACATGCGCCTGGCTGCCGGCCTGCGCGAGACCGCGGTGGTGCGCAACGTCACCCCGGTGCGCGCCTCTGGCGACCGCCTGGAGCTGTCGCTGGAACTGACCACCGGCCTGCCCGGCCTGAACCGCATGCTGGGCGACAACGGCGTGATCGCGCCGACCGCGCCGCTGGCCCTGCCGGTGCCGATCGATGAAACCAACCCCTCGGCCCTGCCGCCGCCTGCCAGCAACGAGTACCGCCTGCGATGA